A window of Streptomyces marispadix contains these coding sequences:
- a CDS encoding LysR family transcriptional regulator produces MLRRVELEVRHLRALCAIADTGSVHKAARQLGMTQPSLTTQLRRIEQAVGGQLFSRERTGSVPTPLGKFVLCRARPLVAEMTALVSEARAAASRAGGEYLRIGSTGSPAVPGWLRRLRARLPEADTTFHMDASAHTLLRMVAENQLDAVFVHEVEGSPLQIPDGVEVHVLVEREPQFVALSATHPAASRSVLSLTELAHERWMVDPAADGEWTGLRRVFAEAGINPRVVHGDNLAAADLVAAGEVVAPCQPTAPARPGRIVRPLRGDPLAVRLLLATREAPPDAAPGTAPAIEPAALLADLEAAYREVAWASDAYRHWYQRHDDSSSLPFTVVA; encoded by the coding sequence ATGCTCCGGCGTGTGGAGCTCGAAGTGAGGCATCTTCGTGCGCTGTGCGCGATCGCCGACACGGGCAGTGTGCACAAGGCGGCCCGTCAACTCGGCATGACCCAGCCCTCGTTGACCACACAGCTCCGCCGTATCGAGCAGGCCGTCGGCGGCCAGCTCTTCTCCCGGGAGCGTACGGGCAGCGTCCCCACACCGCTCGGCAAGTTCGTGCTGTGCAGGGCACGGCCCCTCGTCGCCGAGATGACCGCGCTCGTGAGCGAGGCCAGGGCCGCCGCGAGCCGTGCCGGGGGAGAGTACTTGCGCATCGGCAGTACGGGAAGCCCTGCCGTGCCCGGCTGGCTGCGGCGGCTGCGCGCGAGGCTGCCCGAGGCCGACACCACCTTCCACATGGACGCCTCCGCGCACACCCTGCTGCGCATGGTCGCGGAGAACCAGCTCGACGCCGTCTTCGTGCACGAGGTCGAGGGCTCGCCGTTGCAGATACCCGACGGCGTGGAGGTGCACGTACTGGTAGAGCGCGAGCCGCAGTTCGTCGCCCTGTCCGCCACGCACCCGGCCGCGTCCCGTTCCGTGCTGAGCCTGACGGAACTCGCACACGAGCGGTGGATGGTCGACCCCGCCGCCGACGGCGAATGGACCGGTCTGCGCAGGGTCTTCGCCGAGGCGGGCATCAACCCCCGTGTCGTGCACGGCGACAACCTCGCCGCCGCCGACCTCGTGGCCGCCGGAGAGGTCGTCGCACCCTGCCAGCCGACCGCGCCCGCCCGTCCCGGCCGGATAGTACGGCCGCTGCGGGGCGACCCGCTGGCGGTACGGCTGCTGCTGGCCACAAGGGAGGCGCCGCCCGACGCCGCACCCGGCACGGCGCCCGCGATCGAACCCGCGGCACTGCTCGCGGACCTCGAAGCCGCGTATCGCGAGGTGGCGTGGGCGAGCGACGCCTACCGCCACTGGTACCAACGGCACGACGACAGCTCCTCGTTGCCGTTCACGGTCGTGGCGTAG
- the snpA gene encoding snapalysin, whose protein sequence is MRTRTTAISAALGLGLALGLGAMPASAATPDDGGSTAKSSATRSGYIGESNKATEAFFNAVVKDALKKQAAKPGIQAVTVNYDASGAPTFASQIANSTAVWNAAVSNVQLAEGGSASFDYREGDDPRGSYASTDGHGNGYIFLDYAQNQEYDSNRVVAHETGHVLGLPDHYEGPCSELMSGGGPGPSCTNDKPDANEAAQVQSLWANGVASAAFDQAAFAK, encoded by the coding sequence ATGAGAACCCGCACCACGGCAATCTCTGCGGCACTCGGCCTCGGACTGGCCCTGGGTCTGGGTGCGATGCCCGCCTCGGCAGCGACGCCGGACGACGGTGGCAGCACCGCGAAGAGCAGCGCGACCCGCTCCGGATACATCGGCGAATCGAACAAGGCGACCGAGGCGTTCTTCAACGCCGTGGTGAAGGACGCCTTGAAGAAGCAGGCCGCCAAGCCGGGCATCCAGGCGGTCACCGTCAACTACGACGCGAGCGGGGCCCCCACCTTCGCGAGCCAGATCGCCAACAGCACCGCGGTGTGGAACGCGGCCGTCTCCAACGTGCAGCTCGCCGAGGGCGGCAGCGCCAGCTTCGACTACCGCGAGGGTGACGACCCGCGTGGTTCGTACGCCTCGACCGACGGTCACGGCAACGGCTACATCTTCCTGGACTACGCGCAGAACCAGGAGTACGACTCCAACCGCGTCGTCGCCCACGAGACCGGCCATGTGCTCGGCCTGCCGGACCACTACGAGGGTCCGTGCAGCGAGCTGATGTCCGGCGGCGGCCCCGGCCCGTCCTGCACCAACGACAAGCCGGACGCCAACGAGGCCGCGCAGGTCCAGTCGCTGTGGGCGAACGGCGTGGCCAGCGCCGCCTTCGACCAGGCCGCCTTCGCCAAGTAG